The genomic stretch ATTTTTATTAAATAAGATTACTCTGTTAGGTCCTCTTATCTCTATAACTGAAAATCCTTTAGGAATTCTTTTTATATTTCCGTTTTCACTAATTAGGTCCTCTATTTTATAGCCCATATGATACATTTTTACTCATAATATATATAGTTTCCCATCTTATTCTATTTATATCTATATAGGCTAATTATATAACTATAGTTCTATGTGTAATAAATACATAATCTTTATAAGAACGTGAACTGGACTCTAAAGTGAAATGAAGTTATCAGATATTTTCAAACCCCTAGATCAAAGAAAGTTCGATGTATGGCATATAAAGTCACTACTAACTACAGGTATGGGAGTTTTTACAGACGGATATGATCTCTCATCTATTGGTATAGTCTTAGCAATGGTTTTATCATCACTAGGTATAACAAGTAAATCACCAGATTACACTTTGTGGGAAAGCCTAATATCGGGATCAGCACTAATAGGTGCAGCAATAGGAGCAATAGTTTTCGGAATACTCTCTAACAGAGGTAGGAAAACATTTTACGGAATAGACGTCGCACTTCTTTCTGTGGGTGCTTTATTACAAGCGTTTGTTTCTACTCCTTTAGAATTAGTATTAGTTAGAGGACTTTTAGGTTTGGGCGTAGGTGCGGATTATGTATTATCTCCAATGATAATGGCAGAACATTCGAATGCTAAAGATAGGGGAAAATTACTCGCTTTTGGTTTTGGTTTGATGTGGGGATTTGGGGCTACTGTAGCTGCTGCAATAGCTCTTGGCCTAGAAGCTCTTGGTGTACCCACAGATGTTATTTGGAGAGTTGTTTTAGCGTCTGGTGCAATACCATCAGCATCTGTAGTTTATCTAAGAAGGAAAATACCTGAAACACCAAGATATTTAGCTAGGATTAAGGGAGATGTTGAAAAGTTCAGAGAAGTTGTAAGGGCATTAGCTAATACTGATGTTCATATAAGTAAAGAATTAAAAGATGTTAATAGCTTCTCCGCATATTTTAGCAAGTTTTGGAAAACATTTTTGGCAGCATGCTTACTTTGGTTCTTATTTGATATTGTAGCGTACTCGGGTATTTTATTTGGTCCAACTGCAATTGCCAAAAGTATTGGTATAAATAATAGTGCTATCTTTCAATTCATTATAGAATTTGGCTTTACTTTACCTGGAGGGGTGATTGCGCTGTTAACCCTAGATAAAATTGGAAGAAAACCAATGCAAACATTAGGATTCTTCGGAATGGCAATTTCTTTACTTCTTTTCTCTTTGTTAAAAACAAGTATACCGGCTACTACAGCTTTGCTATTATATGGTTTACAGAATTTATTCTCACAAGCTGGGCCAGGTTCAGTAAGTGCCTCTGGTATGTTAGGTGTGGAATTAGCGCCCACTAAGGTTAGAGGCCTTGTTCAATCTTTAACAGTAGCTTCCGGTAGGACAGGTGCAGCATTAACAGCCTTTGTCTTTCCAGCTTTATTTAATACTTATGGAGAATCTTTTGCTGTCGCATTTTTAAGTTCTATCGCGTTTATTGCAGCAGTTATAACGTTGATTGCAATACCAGAGACAAAAGGAAAACCATTAGAAGCTTCTTCAAAAGAAGATATGATTGCTCAAGAGATCTAAATTTTTTAACAAAATAAAAGTACGTATTTTATGTAGATAAGTAGTAAATTTCTATTTCTTTTTATTTGATTAATAACTTTCAGTTACTAAGTAAAATTAAGTGAGTATTTCTAATCATGGTTTCGTTTGATGAAGACTTCTTACTAAAGATTTAATGCAATACAAGTTTTATTATGTCTGCTTAAAACTTTAAGGAACAAAACTTAACATAATGAAGGTTCTTTTGTAATTTTAGAAGTATCTTTGTACTTTAACTATAAGGCAAATATAATCCTTACATTGTTTAGTATCTTTAAAATGATTAGGGAACCATATGTAAAAGGAATTCTTTATGATCATGAGAAGATCATCAAGCTAAAGATTTTTAATTAGTTATCTCAAAAACTTTTAAACTATTAAATTTATCTACGTTACTCGTTTATTATTTACTCCCTTTTATTAAAATTATAATATTCAAACTTTCAAGTTTAAACACTTCAAACTACATTAACAAAAGTTTATATTTTAGGATTCCATATTATATATTGGATGGATATGAGTGCAACTCTAAATAAGAAGAGGAAAGAGATTGAAGAGAACTTAGAGGTAGTTTATGATGATGATGAAGTCACTGTAGTCATAGCACCAGAGGAAGACGAGCTTAAAAAAGTTATTGTAGATCTACTTAAGGAAAAACCTATGGATGTAAAGGAGATACATTCAGTATTAACTAATCTAGCTAGTGATGAGAAGATACGAAAAGCATTATATGAGTTGGCAGAAGAAGGAAGAGTTATAGAAGATAGGAAAACTAAAAAATTTGTTTTAATTGGTAACTAAATTCTTTTGGCTTTAATAAGTTCATCAATTTTAGTAGTACTAATACCATTGATTTCTATTTGCTGTTTAGCTGGATAATACTCTCTGTAATTTGGTATATTTGATATAAGTCTATCTTCAAATGTTGGTACTAATTCATTTTGGTAAAATATTCCAATAGGTATTTTTTCTCCCCATTCATAAGACTTCATTATGGCCTGATCGAATTTTTTCTGAGTCTCTTCTTCTTTCCTTACTATTGGATCCCATCCTGGTACATTATCTAGTTTATAAACCCTTTTATCATACCACTCTTTCGTATTAATATCATTGTATGTGGGACAAGGTTGAAGAATTTCTACCAATGCACTACCTTTATGAAGAACTGCCTTTTTAATTAGTTCCTTTAAATGCATAACGTCATAAGCGTATCCTCTGGCAACAAAAGTATAGCCTGCAGCTAAAGCTACAGCTAAGGGATTTACAGCATCCATTATATTTGGTTTTGGTAAGGACTTTGTTTTCTCACCTCTATGTAGCGTTGGTGAAGCCTGTCCTTTAGTTAATCCGTAAACACCGTTATTATGTACTAATACTGCGATATCAATGTTTCTTCTTCCTAAATGTACAAAGTGCCCCATACCAATTCCTAGACCATCTCCATCTCCAACGTTAACTATTACCTCTAATGATGGATTAGATAGTTTAATCCCAGTAGCAAATGCTATTGATCTACCATGAAGCGTATGGACCCCAGATATAGGTAAGTTCATGAAATGTGGTATTTTTCCAGAGCAACCAATTCCGGACACTATTACAACAGATTTGGGATCAATTCCTAGCTCTCTTATTGCCATTTCTTCAGCTCTTAGTATTCCAAAGTCTCCACAACCTGGACACCAATCCACAAATACGGGTTTACGCTCCACCATACAGTACCACCCTTTTCTCATCTCTTTCCAAAATCTTCTTTACACCTTCAATTATCTCTTCCTTAGTTATAGGTCTTCCGGTCCATTTTAATATATAATTTGTTGCGAATACCCCAGTTTTTTCTGCTAAAACTTCAGCTCCTTGCGCATTATAGTTATTTTCAACGGCAATTATTTTACTCTTCCCCGAGAGAATCTTTTTCATGAGGTTCTTAGGATAAGGATTGAACATCCTAACCTGAACCATCATTGTTTTAATACCGTCCTTGATTAATTCTTCCATTGCGTCTAAAATTGCACCCTTTGGGGATCCCCAGGTTAATAAGACAATATCTGCATCACCTACAATATTAACCCTCTGTTCCTCTGGAATTTCTTTATCTGCAGTTTCTAACTTCTTATTTCTTTTTTCATACATCTTCATTCTGTTTATACTATTTTCTGTTATGTGCCCTTCTTCGTTATGTTCATCTCCAGTATAGAAGATACTTGCTTGACCAAGGAATACCCTAGGAGATACCCCATCTTCAGTTACTTCAAATCTATTAAAGTAATCGCTTGTTGGTTTTACTATTTTTCCTCTTTCAATTACGTAAGGTTTATTGATTATCAATTCCTCATCGAACACCGAATATGCATTAGCTAAAGTCTTTTCTATTATGTGAATTACTGGCGTTTGATATTTCTCAGCTAAATTCAAAGCCCAAATTGCATCCCAAAAGATTTCTACGTGATCACCAGAGGCAATAACAATTCTTGGAAACTCTCCATGACCAACGTTAAGGGCGAACTTTAAATCTGCTTGCCCGGATCTTGTGGGTAATCCGGTAGCTGGAGCTCCACGCATATAATAAGTAATTACAACAGGGACTTCATTCATCCCAGCCCAACTTATTCCTTCAGACATTAAAGAAAATCCTGGTCCAGAAGTTGCTGTTGCAGATCTAACACCAGTTAAGGCAGCACCAACAGCCATATTGATTGCAGCTAATTCATCTTCAGCCTGAACTACGACTACTCCTCCCTTCCTTAATTCGTTTCCCTCAACTATCATATCTAAGTTTTGATTAGCCTCAATATATACACTTTCATCTGAGGCTGGAGTTATCGGATAGTATGACTGGAATCTTAACCCTCCAGCTAATTTTCCCATTGCTGAAATTGTATTTCCGTCAACTTGAATTCTTGGTTTTTGTATTTTATACTCTTGTAATTTATACACATTTGGAACAGAATTATATCCTAGTTCAGCTGCCATAGTATTAAATTTAACGAAGAGTTCATTCTTAAATGTTGAAGAAATTGCGTCCTTTAGATAGTCAAATTTTAGTCCGAGTAAACCATAAGAAGCTCCCACAGCTATCATGTTTTTAGCTCTTTCAACTACAGACATTGGAACTTTAAAGGTGTCTGCAATCTTCTTTATCAATTCTGTGTAATTAAATCCAATTACTTTAACCCCTCTTCTCTTTAGGTATTCTAATACGTCATTTATAGTAAATCCCAGTCTCTCTTTACTTAACGCTTCTTTTACTTGCTCTGACATTTCTGGTTCCATTGATTTAACTAAGTCTACAGTAGTATTTTCATACTCTATATTATAGATTAAATATTCTTTTACCTCTGTGAAATGCTGGAATACAGTTTCAGCATCGAAACTGGCTAAAATATTCACATAGGACGATAAACTTCTTATGGGTTTTTCACTAATTACTACTTCAAAATAACTATGTCTCCCCTTTATATTGGAATAATACTCTCTATTTCCAAAAAGATAATACCCAGCTTTTGCTACAGCATTACCAAATATATTAGCTGATGTATCTACTCCAAGTCCTTGTGCTCCTCCTATCATCCAAACAATTCTAGTCATAAAGTCTCTATCTCATTTGGAAATTATAAGGTTTTTTTATTCTTATTCAGAAGATAGATTAATGATTAATGCATTTGGACTAGTAAAGAAATATAGTAAAAAAGAAGTTTTATCTAATGTTTCTATAGAAGTTAAGAAGGGAGAATTTGTATCATTAATTGGTCCTAATGGTGCAGGGAAGACTACACTAATAAGAACTGTTTTAACTTTAATAAAACCAGACAAGGGAGAAGTAAGAATAATGGATAGAGATCCCTTTAAGGATAAGGGTGTCTTTAAAAATCTTGGGTATGTCCAAGAGTTGCCAAATTTACCTCCTTTTATGACTGGAAGAGAAGTACTGATGTTATCAGCTAAATTAAAGGGGGCTAAAAAGGATGATGTGGATGAGTTGCTAGATATTGTTGGTATGACAGAATTTGCAGATAGACAAATTGCTAAGTATAGTAAGGGAATGACTCAAAGAATAGCTATTGCTGAAGCATTATTGGGGAATCCAGAGGTTATGATACTTGATGAGCCTAATATAGGTGTTGATCCAATATTTAGTGTAAGAGTTAGAGAGATGTTTAATAAGTTAAAGAAAAGTGGTTCTTCAATTTTAATGACCTCACATGAATTGGAGGACGTAAAAAAACTTTCTGATAAGGTTTATATGATCTATAAGGGTAAAATAGTTTTTGAAGGTAGTGTTGAGGATCTTGTTAGAGAATTTCTCGGAATAAATGTAGTTATTGAGACTAATGAAGTTGAAAAGGTTAATAATCTAGTTAGTTCCTTAGACTATGTAAAGAGAATTTATAAAGAAAATTCAAGAGTTGTTGTATCTCTCTCAGAGGATAAAAGAGAAGAATTGCTTAAGTCTTTAATTCAATCTAACATTAGCGTTAAAGGTTTTTATTTAGATTTAAATTTGGAAGAGGCTTATGCTAGGGCGATAAATAATGTTAGAAATAGTGCTTTATGAGTGGAAAAGAGCTTTTTCGAGAAAGAAAGTTATTGTACTTATTGCTATTTCCTTATTCTTCGAAATAGCTGTTTACCTTGCCGTAGCTTATGTTCCATCAGAGAGAGTTAAGGTCTTGCTCATGCCTCTCTATCCTTATATGTGGGCATTAGGAACTCTTTTACCTCAAAGTCTTCTTCTTCATTTCTTAGCAATATCTATATCGTCTGGTTCAATGTCAGAAGAATACGAACAAGGTACAATAGATTTCTTCCTTACTAAGGCTATTACTCGATTTAGATTTATAATGGAGAAATGGTTAGGCTCATTTATACTGTTATCTTCCATTTATGGTATAATGATTATCCTCTCAGTAGTTATGTCTTATTTGTTATTTGGTAATCAGGAAGAAATTGGGGTTTTGCCAGAAATAATCGCTTCTGTACTTTTCTCTTCATTAGTATTTTTCAATATAGCTTTTATGATAGGAGAAATATTAAGGAGAAGTAGCTTATCCTTCATTATCTCAAGTTCTTTACTTATTGGTTCTATATTAATTTCTGACGTACTAGAGTTTATTGATATATTAACGCATTCAGTACAATATGTAATAGTATCTGAGTATTTACCTTCATGGGGTGCTACACAGCTACCTTTTATAATAGTTTCTAATTCACCATTTAGTGTTTTAGTCCAAGCTATTGATTTACTTCCTTTAATATCATCTACTTTAAATACTGCCGTAATCTCCGTCTTAGTTTACTCTTTATTTTCTCTCTCTCTAGGAGTAATAAGTTTCTTATATAGAGATATTCCTAAAAAAGTAACCTGATAGTTTCTAACTTTATTGTTTTTAATCTCAAAATAAAAACAGCGAAAAAAAGGCTAATAATATGAAGAATAAGGAATCTATATATTATGACTAAGATTTAAAAGTCTAAAAAAGAGAAATATAATAATAATGTTAGGAATTAATATAATAAGTTTGAAAGGAGGTATCGGGAAATCATCCATAGCCTTCCAATTAGCTAAAAAATTATCAAAAAATAGAAACGTAGTTATTATTGATAGGTCTTTATCGAGAACTCTTTCTAGTTATTTTAATGTTAAAGACGAATTCCCTAATGGAGATTATAAAAAAGATATTGATACCATATCTCTTGTAAACATAGGATGTTCAAGGAATTTTCTCTCTTTAGATATTGCTAAAATCGTAGAAGAATATAAAAAATATAAAGATTATGATGTAATAATAATAGATAATCCTCCCCTTTTCTCTGATGAATGTTTCGAAAAAAACTTAATAGCATGGATAAAAGCGTTTAATGAATACTCTTACAAGGCCATACCCGTTTTAGCACCTCCAGACGAGATAATA from Sulfolobus sp. S-194 encodes the following:
- a CDS encoding MFS transporter encodes the protein MKLSDIFKPLDQRKFDVWHIKSLLTTGMGVFTDGYDLSSIGIVLAMVLSSLGITSKSPDYTLWESLISGSALIGAAIGAIVFGILSNRGRKTFYGIDVALLSVGALLQAFVSTPLELVLVRGLLGLGVGADYVLSPMIMAEHSNAKDRGKLLAFGFGLMWGFGATVAAAIALGLEALGVPTDVIWRVVLASGAIPSASVVYLRRKIPETPRYLARIKGDVEKFREVVRALANTDVHISKELKDVNSFSAYFSKFWKTFLAACLLWFLFDIVAYSGILFGPTAIAKSIGINNSAIFQFIIEFGFTLPGGVIALLTLDKIGRKPMQTLGFFGMAISLLLFSLLKTSIPATTALLLYGLQNLFSQAGPGSVSASGMLGVELAPTKVRGLVQSLTVASGRTGAALTAFVFPALFNTYGESFAVAFLSSIAFIAAVITLIAIPETKGKPLEASSKEDMIAQEI
- a CDS encoding 2-oxoacid:ferredoxin oxidoreductase subunit beta; translated protein: MVERKPVFVDWCPGCGDFGILRAEEMAIRELGIDPKSVVIVSGIGCSGKIPHFMNLPISGVHTLHGRSIAFATGIKLSNPSLEVIVNVGDGDGLGIGMGHFVHLGRRNIDIAVLVHNNGVYGLTKGQASPTLHRGEKTKSLPKPNIMDAVNPLAVALAAGYTFVARGYAYDVMHLKELIKKAVLHKGSALVEILQPCPTYNDINTKEWYDKRVYKLDNVPGWDPIVRKEEETQKKFDQAIMKSYEWGEKIPIGIFYQNELVPTFEDRLISNIPNYREYYPAKQQIEINGISTTKIDELIKAKRI
- a CDS encoding 2-oxoacid:ferredoxin oxidoreductase subunit alpha; this encodes MTRIVWMIGGAQGLGVDTSANIFGNAVAKAGYYLFGNREYYSNIKGRHSYFEVVISEKPIRSLSSYVNILASFDAETVFQHFTEVKEYLIYNIEYENTTVDLVKSMEPEMSEQVKEALSKERLGFTINDVLEYLKRRGVKVIGFNYTELIKKIADTFKVPMSVVERAKNMIAVGASYGLLGLKFDYLKDAISSTFKNELFVKFNTMAAELGYNSVPNVYKLQEYKIQKPRIQVDGNTISAMGKLAGGLRFQSYYPITPASDESVYIEANQNLDMIVEGNELRKGGVVVVQAEDELAAINMAVGAALTGVRSATATSGPGFSLMSEGISWAGMNEVPVVITYYMRGAPATGLPTRSGQADLKFALNVGHGEFPRIVIASGDHVEIFWDAIWALNLAEKYQTPVIHIIEKTLANAYSVFDEELIINKPYVIERGKIVKPTSDYFNRFEVTEDGVSPRVFLGQASIFYTGDEHNEEGHITENSINRMKMYEKRNKKLETADKEIPEEQRVNIVGDADIVLLTWGSPKGAILDAMEELIKDGIKTMMVQVRMFNPYPKNLMKKILSGKSKIIAVENNYNAQGAEVLAEKTGVFATNYILKWTGRPITKEEIIEGVKKILERDEKRVVLYGGA
- a CDS encoding ABC transporter ATP-binding protein, translating into MINAFGLVKKYSKKEVLSNVSIEVKKGEFVSLIGPNGAGKTTLIRTVLTLIKPDKGEVRIMDRDPFKDKGVFKNLGYVQELPNLPPFMTGREVLMLSAKLKGAKKDDVDELLDIVGMTEFADRQIAKYSKGMTQRIAIAEALLGNPEVMILDEPNIGVDPIFSVRVREMFNKLKKSGSSILMTSHELEDVKKLSDKVYMIYKGKIVFEGSVEDLVREFLGINVVIETNEVEKVNNLVSSLDYVKRIYKENSRVVVSLSEDKREELLKSLIQSNISVKGFYLDLNLEEAYARAINNVRNSAL
- a CDS encoding ABC transporter permease, which translates into the protein MLEIVLYEWKRAFSRKKVIVLIAISLFFEIAVYLAVAYVPSERVKVLLMPLYPYMWALGTLLPQSLLLHFLAISISSGSMSEEYEQGTIDFFLTKAITRFRFIMEKWLGSFILLSSIYGIMIILSVVMSYLLFGNQEEIGVLPEIIASVLFSSLVFFNIAFMIGEILRRSSLSFIISSSLLIGSILISDVLEFIDILTHSVQYVIVSEYLPSWGATQLPFIIVSNSPFSVLVQAIDLLPLISSTLNTAVISVLVYSLFSLSLGVISFLYRDIPKKVT
- a CDS encoding ParA family protein — encoded protein: MLGINIISLKGGIGKSSIAFQLAKKLSKNRNVVIIDRSLSRTLSSYFNVKDEFPNGDYKKDIDTISLVNIGCSRNFLSLDIAKIVEEYKKYKDYDVIIIDNPPLFSDECFEKNLIAWIKAFNEYSYKAIPVLAPPDEIIDYTMRLMLPINDFLSDLIQKNLGFKSTRLFNPLAIVINEVTASYQINFENIRKYFRDTLIITIPFDKKILLNPFNVDIKELDPLVEYLSTLI